The following coding sequences are from one Mycolicibacterium aichiense window:
- the purT gene encoding formate-dependent phosphoribosylglycinamide formyltransferase has protein sequence MRVMLVGSGELSRELVLAFQRLGAEVVAVDRYADAPAHDVADEALVVKITDPDELTAAIARVEPEYVVVDTNAVAIDALRAAADSGATQVVPGVYATQLSLDREGMRRLAADELGLPTAPFWFAGSVAELTAVADHAGFPLVVKPVIGVPGQGQSVLLRPDDVEPAWQRAVAAGGRVPHNRVLAETVVEIDYAVTLLTVRTDGPAGPALHFCEPIGHRQVDGGVLESWQPQQMTLAALGAAKSVAARIVRALGGRGVFGVELLVRGDEVYFSDVSVRPYDSGLVTMRTQRLSEFELHARAVLGLPVDTIMISPGAAEVTYGGAEESSGRTDINPAVLAEALAVPESDVRLLGRHEGAARLRLGVALATASDVTAARDRVRQVSTALHRVWQP, from the coding sequence ATGCGCGTGATGCTGGTCGGGTCGGGTGAGCTGAGTCGGGAGTTGGTGCTGGCGTTCCAGCGACTCGGAGCCGAGGTGGTCGCCGTCGATCGCTATGCCGACGCACCGGCCCACGACGTCGCCGACGAGGCGCTGGTCGTGAAGATCACCGACCCCGACGAGCTGACCGCCGCCATCGCCCGCGTCGAACCGGAGTACGTCGTCGTCGACACCAATGCCGTGGCCATCGACGCGCTCCGGGCGGCCGCCGACAGCGGCGCCACCCAGGTGGTGCCGGGTGTGTACGCCACCCAGCTGAGCCTGGACCGCGAGGGGATGCGCCGGCTGGCCGCCGACGAACTGGGGCTGCCGACCGCGCCGTTCTGGTTCGCCGGGTCGGTCGCCGAGCTGACCGCCGTCGCCGACCATGCCGGCTTCCCGCTGGTGGTCAAGCCGGTGATCGGGGTGCCGGGTCAGGGCCAGTCGGTGCTGCTGCGCCCCGACGACGTCGAGCCCGCGTGGCAGCGCGCCGTCGCGGCCGGTGGCCGGGTGCCGCACAACCGGGTGCTGGCCGAGACCGTCGTCGAGATCGACTACGCCGTCACCTTGCTCACCGTGCGGACCGACGGGCCTGCCGGCCCGGCACTGCACTTCTGCGAGCCGATCGGGCATCGGCAGGTCGACGGCGGTGTCTTGGAGTCCTGGCAGCCTCAGCAGATGACGCTGGCGGCGCTCGGGGCGGCGAAGTCCGTGGCCGCACGCATCGTGCGGGCGCTCGGCGGCCGCGGCGTGTTCGGGGTGGAGCTGCTGGTACGCGGCGACGAGGTGTATTTCTCCGACGTCAGCGTGCGTCCCTACGACAGCGGGCTGGTCACCATGCGTACCCAGCGATTGTCGGAGTTCGAGCTCCACGCGCGTGCGGTTCTGGGGCTGCCGGTGGACACCATCATGATCTCGCCGGGCGCCGCGGAGGTCACCTACGGCGGCGCCGAGGAGAGCTCCGGTCGCACCGACATCAACCCCGCGGTGCTGGCCGAGGCCCTGGCCGTGCCAGAGAGCGATGTGCGCCTGCTGGGCAGGCACGAGGGTGCCGCGCGGTTGCGGCTGGGCGTCGCCCTGGCCACCGCATCCGATGTCACCGCCGCCCGCGATAGGGTTCGCCAGGTGTCGACCGCCCTGCACCGCGTGTGGCAGCCGTGA
- a CDS encoding AAA family ATPase, giving the protein MLDTVAVENYRSLRRLIVPLRGLNVVTGANGAGKSSLYRALRLLADSARNGAVSALAREGGLSSTMWAGPGKTGPVSLKLGFAGEDFGYAVDFGLPQETETAFNLDPEIKSEAVWAGATLRPSALLAQRSVRTVLLRDADDSWHPAATLRPFDSMLSEVADPQAAPELLALRERVRSWRFYDHVRTDSDAPARQPQIGTRTMVLSHDGADLAAALQTIAEIGDAGALAEAVDNAFPGSRVQIRTEGRFEVTLRQPGMLRALTAAELSDGTLRYLLWVAALLTPRPAELTVLNEPESSLHPDLLPALAALVARSSERSQIVVVTHSAALVEALRRRQRDVNAIELTKEQGQTAIVGQGLLDEPSWHWPARG; this is encoded by the coding sequence GTGCTCGACACCGTCGCTGTGGAGAACTACCGGTCGCTGCGCCGGTTGATCGTGCCGTTGCGCGGGCTCAATGTCGTCACCGGTGCGAACGGTGCCGGGAAGTCCAGCCTGTACCGCGCGCTGCGGTTGCTGGCCGACTCGGCGCGCAATGGCGCGGTCAGTGCGCTGGCCCGGGAGGGCGGGCTGAGCTCCACGATGTGGGCCGGCCCGGGAAAGACCGGCCCGGTGAGCCTGAAGCTCGGCTTCGCCGGTGAGGACTTCGGCTACGCCGTGGACTTCGGCCTGCCCCAGGAGACCGAAACAGCGTTCAACCTCGACCCCGAGATCAAGTCGGAAGCCGTCTGGGCGGGTGCGACGCTGCGGCCCTCGGCACTGCTGGCCCAGCGATCGGTGCGCACCGTTCTGCTCCGCGACGCCGACGACAGCTGGCACCCGGCGGCCACGCTGCGGCCGTTCGACAGCATGCTCAGCGAAGTCGCCGACCCGCAGGCGGCGCCCGAACTGCTGGCACTGCGCGAACGGGTCCGGTCGTGGCGGTTCTACGACCACGTCCGCACCGACAGCGACGCACCTGCCCGTCAGCCGCAGATCGGCACCCGCACAATGGTTTTGAGCCATGACGGCGCGGACCTGGCCGCGGCATTGCAGACCATCGCCGAAATCGGTGACGCCGGTGCACTGGCCGAGGCCGTGGACAACGCGTTTCCCGGCAGCAGGGTGCAGATCCGCACCGAGGGCCGGTTCGAGGTGACGCTGCGCCAGCCCGGCATGCTGCGTGCACTCACCGCGGCGGAGCTATCCGACGGCACGCTGCGCTATCTGCTGTGGGTTGCCGCGCTGCTCACGCCGCGACCGGCCGAGTTGACCGTGCTCAACGAACCGGAGTCCAGCCTGCACCCCGACCTGTTGCCCGCACTGGCCGCGCTCGTCGCGCGGTCCTCGGAGCGCTCGCAGATCGTGGTCGTCACGCACTCCGCCGCCTTGGTGGAGGCGCTGCGCAGGCGGCAGCGCGACGTCAACGCGATCGAGCTCACCAAGGAACAGGGCCAGACCGCAATCGTCGGCCAGGGCCTATTGGACGAGCCGTCCTGGCACTGGCCTGCGCGGGGATGA
- a CDS encoding alkaline phosphatase family protein — MKRTKQLCVGVAAAGIFGLGSTVATAIAYADSPDSTAGPSAGASKASSPNAGPKARNRSTTAGAVSKPAKPSTIRKPAAAVRKSASPAAEALSAALSTLGITPVVSGSGGASSTVSPAVGRSRRGLVMTATASAAAASNGGSVSALAAGTPTHVLVIGIDGTNLSAILSNPDNVNLQALMTTGTTAASTMVGHTTISNPSWTSILTGVWSEKAGLFNNVFTPWTYDKWPTVFNQLEAADPTIQTTAIADWENIAQIAGAGSIPADVIKFFPKYNNSWLDTDDLVGQASVDAINGTTAGISSFNFTYFVGVDNTGHEYDAGSQQYKDALKNVDDNVGDIMAAVTDWNSAHPDEKWTVLVTTDHGQVPWPTIRLGSDMRAHGFQTPWETTTFVIANGAGFTAGAINNTYSNIDITPTVDALFGLTPPSYSAGSPLMDLAGSDYKPLVPGFDGINQALTDAIAMYGYPDVATNIALDLRTVAGFVPYFVYSLFNGLTADMTGPFKLPIQFVGAVLYQLVNIPAQIIARLTGVTGNQIIPPDLWPYTPVPGVQPLPPAPPTATVPTPVAIAV; from the coding sequence ATGAAGCGAACCAAACAACTCTGCGTCGGCGTCGCGGCGGCAGGCATCTTCGGTCTGGGGTCGACGGTCGCGACCGCGATCGCCTACGCGGATTCGCCGGATTCCACCGCGGGCCCGTCGGCCGGCGCATCGAAGGCAAGCTCCCCCAACGCGGGGCCGAAAGCCCGCAATCGTTCGACCACCGCGGGCGCGGTGAGTAAGCCTGCGAAGCCATCCACAATCCGCAAACCCGCGGCGGCGGTACGTAAATCGGCAAGCCCGGCGGCAGAGGCCCTTTCGGCGGCTTTGTCCACCCTTGGCATCACGCCGGTGGTCTCCGGGAGCGGCGGGGCATCGTCGACGGTGTCGCCCGCGGTCGGCCGCAGCCGTCGCGGCCTGGTGATGACGGCAACCGCTTCCGCGGCCGCGGCGAGCAACGGCGGATCGGTCAGCGCGCTGGCCGCAGGCACACCGACCCACGTGCTGGTGATCGGGATCGACGGAACGAATCTCAGCGCCATCCTGTCCAACCCCGACAACGTCAACCTGCAAGCCCTGATGACCACCGGCACCACCGCAGCGTCGACCATGGTCGGGCACACCACGATTTCCAATCCGTCGTGGACGAGCATCTTGACCGGCGTGTGGAGTGAGAAGGCGGGTCTGTTCAACAATGTCTTCACGCCGTGGACCTACGACAAGTGGCCGACGGTCTTCAATCAACTCGAGGCGGCTGACCCCACCATCCAGACCACGGCGATCGCGGACTGGGAGAACATCGCTCAGATCGCCGGGGCCGGTTCGATTCCCGCCGACGTGATCAAGTTCTTCCCGAAGTACAACAACAGCTGGCTCGATACCGACGACCTGGTGGGCCAGGCGTCCGTCGACGCGATCAACGGCACCACCGCGGGCATCTCCAGCTTCAACTTCACCTACTTCGTCGGTGTCGACAACACCGGGCACGAGTACGACGCCGGGTCGCAGCAGTACAAGGATGCGCTCAAGAACGTCGACGACAACGTCGGCGACATCATGGCCGCGGTCACCGACTGGAACTCCGCGCATCCCGATGAGAAGTGGACCGTGCTGGTGACCACCGACCACGGCCAGGTGCCGTGGCCGACGATCCGGCTCGGCTCGGACATGCGGGCGCACGGCTTCCAAACACCGTGGGAGACGACTACGTTCGTGATCGCAAACGGCGCGGGCTTCACCGCGGGGGCGATCAACAACACGTATTCCAACATCGACATCACCCCGACGGTGGACGCACTGTTCGGGCTGACGCCCCCGTCGTACTCGGCGGGTTCGCCCCTGATGGACCTTGCCGGAAGTGATTACAAGCCGCTGGTCCCCGGCTTCGACGGGATCAACCAGGCGCTGACCGATGCGATCGCGATGTACGGGTATCCCGACGTGGCGACCAACATCGCCCTGGACCTCCGGACCGTCGCGGGATTCGTTCCGTATTTCGTGTACTCGCTGTTCAACGGGCTCACCGCGGACATGACCGGACCGTTCAAGCTGCCGATCCAGTTCGTCGGTGCGGTGCTCTATCAGCTGGTCAACATTCCGGCGCAGATCATCGCCCGGCTGACCGGGGTGACCGGCAACCAGATCATCCCGCCCGACCTGTGGCCGTACACGCCGGTGCCGGGTGTTCAGCCGTTGCCGCCGGCACCACCGACGGCCACCGTGCCGACGCCTGTGGCGATCGCGGTCTGA
- a CDS encoding MarR family winged helix-turn-helix transcriptional regulator, giving the protein MESPGRPALEAAVVADVQALSAESDQIGRAFAGIHRLSANDFRALVHVMVAENAGTPLTAGELRTRMGLSGAAITYLVERMIESGHLRRDYDPSDRRKVLLRYADHGIEVGRAFFTPLATHTHRALDEIPDSDLAAAHRVFTAVLAAMADFRADLNS; this is encoded by the coding sequence ATGGAATCTCCCGGCAGGCCCGCGCTGGAGGCTGCCGTGGTCGCCGACGTGCAGGCGCTGTCCGCCGAATCGGATCAGATCGGGCGAGCCTTCGCCGGCATCCACCGGTTGTCCGCCAACGATTTCCGCGCACTGGTGCACGTGATGGTCGCGGAGAACGCCGGCACCCCGCTGACCGCCGGGGAACTGCGCACCCGGATGGGGCTTTCGGGTGCGGCGATCACCTACCTGGTCGAGCGGATGATCGAGTCCGGCCATCTGCGGCGCGACTACGACCCGTCCGACCGGCGGAAAGTGCTTCTGCGTTATGCCGACCACGGCATTGAGGTCGGCCGGGCGTTCTTCACGCCGCTTGCCACCCACACCCACCGCGCCCTGGACGAGATACCCGACTCTGATCTGGCGGCGGCCCATCGGGTGTTCACCGCGGTACTGGCCGCCATGGCAGACTTTCGCGCCGATCTGAATTCATAG
- a CDS encoding MMPL family transporter, which yields MHRGFEGRRPAWDRVGELVSKRFSWLLALIIAVIGGGLMGALGQGSSADQSPVALPPSAESAKAAALLKEFPGGGAAPVILVVTRTDGEALTPADLAAAEAARGRMVAATGTGGPPIPVTASEDGKAALAPVPVDSTLSGFALNDEVKSLREAAKAGLPGDLTTNVTGGPAFGADIANAFSGANITLLAVTGAVVALLLIITYRSPVLWLVPLLVIAFADRVAAVLGSAIAEGTGMTADGSTSGITSVLVFGAGTNYALLLISRYREELRSAPDHRAALRTAVRFAGPAIAASNATVVLALLTLLLASSPSTRSLGVQAASGLVVAAVFVLLMLPPLLALFGPKLFWPFIPRPGGEQITATGAWHRVADWVSNHAGRVTVASTAVLIVLATGLLATPVGLNQIDQFRVSADSVAGYRTLSAHFPSGLTDPTRVIGRADAGAALEEAIRTTPGVISVNPAGNSASGLSQWQVVLAAEPASDASFDTIAALRDSVHRVDPGALVGGSDAQALDAKNAAVHDRWVVIPAILIVVLAVLYILLRAALAPLILVAATVLSTMAALGLGGWVSVHLLGFPALDNTTPLFAFLFLVALGVDYTIFLVTRAREETPQHGTRGGIVRAVSATGAVITSAGIVLAAVFTVLGVLPLIVLTQLGIIVGLGILLDTFVVRTVVIPALFTLIGPAIWWPAFSRAEIEPAEGA from the coding sequence ATGCACCGAGGATTCGAGGGCCGACGACCCGCCTGGGACCGCGTCGGCGAGCTTGTCAGCAAGCGGTTTTCCTGGCTGTTGGCGCTGATCATCGCGGTGATCGGCGGCGGACTGATGGGCGCCTTGGGGCAGGGCTCGTCGGCCGATCAGTCACCGGTCGCCCTTCCTCCCAGCGCGGAATCCGCCAAGGCCGCAGCGTTGCTCAAGGAGTTCCCCGGAGGCGGCGCAGCGCCGGTGATCCTCGTCGTCACGCGCACCGACGGCGAGGCGCTGACCCCTGCCGACCTGGCCGCCGCCGAGGCCGCCCGCGGGCGGATGGTCGCCGCCACCGGCACGGGCGGTCCGCCGATCCCGGTCACCGCATCCGAGGACGGCAAGGCCGCCCTCGCGCCGGTGCCGGTTGACTCCACACTGTCCGGCTTCGCACTCAACGACGAAGTCAAGTCGCTGCGGGAGGCCGCCAAGGCGGGACTACCCGGCGACCTGACAACCAACGTCACCGGCGGCCCCGCATTCGGCGCCGACATCGCGAATGCGTTCTCCGGCGCGAACATCACCCTGCTGGCCGTCACCGGCGCGGTGGTCGCGCTGCTTCTGATCATCACCTACCGATCGCCGGTGCTGTGGCTGGTGCCTCTTCTCGTCATCGCGTTCGCCGACCGGGTGGCCGCGGTGCTGGGTTCGGCGATCGCCGAGGGCACCGGCATGACCGCCGACGGATCGACGTCGGGCATCACCAGCGTTCTCGTATTCGGTGCCGGGACGAACTATGCGCTGCTGCTGATTTCGCGCTATCGGGAGGAGCTGCGCTCAGCGCCCGATCACCGGGCGGCGCTGCGCACCGCGGTCCGGTTCGCCGGGCCTGCGATCGCGGCCAGCAACGCCACCGTGGTGCTGGCCCTGCTGACCCTGCTGTTGGCGTCATCGCCGAGCACCCGCAGCCTCGGTGTCCAGGCCGCCTCCGGACTGGTGGTCGCCGCAGTGTTCGTGCTGCTGATGCTGCCACCGCTGTTGGCGTTATTCGGCCCGAAGCTGTTCTGGCCGTTCATCCCTCGTCCCGGCGGCGAACAGATCACTGCCACCGGTGCCTGGCATCGGGTTGCGGACTGGGTGTCCAACCACGCCGGCCGGGTCACCGTCGCCTCCACGGCTGTGCTGATCGTGCTGGCGACCGGACTGTTGGCAACCCCGGTGGGGCTCAACCAGATCGACCAGTTCCGGGTCAGCGCAGACTCGGTGGCCGGCTACCGGACGCTGTCGGCTCACTTCCCCAGCGGGCTGACCGACCCGACCCGGGTCATCGGCCGCGCTGACGCGGGCGCCGCGCTGGAGGAGGCCATCCGGACCACCCCGGGCGTCATCTCGGTCAACCCGGCAGGCAACTCAGCCAGCGGGCTCAGCCAATGGCAGGTCGTGCTCGCCGCCGAGCCCGCCTCCGATGCGTCGTTCGATACCATTGCCGCCCTTCGAGATTCAGTCCATCGAGTCGATCCCGGCGCGCTGGTGGGCGGATCGGACGCACAGGCACTGGATGCCAAGAACGCGGCGGTTCACGACCGCTGGGTGGTGATCCCGGCGATCCTGATCGTCGTTCTCGCGGTGCTGTACATCCTGCTGCGGGCGGCGCTGGCGCCGTTGATCCTGGTCGCCGCCACCGTGCTGTCCACCATGGCCGCACTCGGCCTTGGCGGCTGGGTCAGCGTGCACCTGCTCGGCTTTCCCGCGCTGGACAACACCACCCCGCTGTTCGCGTTCCTGTTCCTGGTCGCCCTCGGGGTGGACTACACGATCTTCCTGGTCACCCGCGCCCGCGAGGAGACCCCGCAGCACGGCACCCGTGGTGGGATCGTGCGGGCGGTCTCGGCGACCGGCGCGGTCATCACCAGCGCCGGCATCGTGCTGGCGGCGGTGTTCACCGTGCTGGGCGTGCTGCCGCTGATCGTGCTCACCCAGCTGGGGATCATCGTCGGCCTGGGCATCCTGCTGGACACCTTCGTGGTTCGTACGGTGGTGATCCCGGCGCTGTTCACCCTGATCGGCCCGGCGATCTGGTGGCCGGCGTTCTCCCGCGCAGAGATCGAACCCGCCGAAGGCGCGTAA
- a CDS encoding cytochrome P450: MTSAAALPPLHMRRNGFDPTPELREIRDGSGVVTAVNAFGMQVYLITRYDDVRAVLSDHEHFANGRPPGFVVPGAPQLPEEEQASNRAGNLLALDPPQHTRLRRMLTGEFTVRRMKALEPRIVEIVESRLDALETAGSPADLVAEFALPIPSLVICELLGVPYSDRDDFQRRSARQLDLSIPIPERLELVRQGREYMGTLVTAARHAPGEDMLGMLVRDHGTELSDNELIGIAGLLLLAGHETTSNMLGLGTLALLRHPDQLAAVRDDPDAVAPAVEELLRWLSIVHSSIPRLATTDTEVAGVAIPAGSLVLASLASGNRDAAFVDDPDVLDIRRDIVSHLAFGHGVHHCLGAPLARMEMRIAFPALLRRFPALACAEPFDDIEFKPFHFIYGLRSLPVAW, from the coding sequence ATGACGTCTGCGGCCGCACTGCCACCACTGCATATGCGGCGCAACGGGTTCGATCCCACGCCGGAACTACGCGAGATCCGTGACGGCAGCGGAGTGGTCACCGCCGTCAACGCGTTCGGCATGCAGGTGTACCTGATCACGCGTTACGACGACGTCCGGGCGGTGCTGTCCGACCACGAGCACTTCGCCAATGGACGGCCGCCGGGCTTCGTGGTCCCCGGTGCACCACAGCTGCCCGAGGAGGAGCAGGCCAGCAACCGCGCAGGCAACCTGCTCGCCCTCGATCCGCCCCAGCACACCCGATTGCGGCGGATGCTGACCGGTGAGTTCACCGTGCGCCGGATGAAAGCGCTCGAACCGCGCATCGTCGAGATCGTCGAGTCACGACTGGATGCGCTCGAGACAGCCGGTTCGCCGGCCGATCTGGTGGCCGAGTTCGCGCTGCCGATCCCGTCGCTGGTCATCTGCGAACTGCTCGGCGTGCCGTATTCCGACCGGGACGATTTCCAGCGACGCAGCGCCCGTCAGCTTGATCTGTCCATCCCGATTCCCGAACGCCTGGAGCTGGTACGCCAGGGACGCGAATACATGGGCACGCTGGTGACGGCGGCCCGACACGCCCCCGGTGAGGACATGCTCGGCATGCTGGTGCGGGACCACGGCACGGAGTTGAGCGACAACGAGCTGATCGGGATTGCCGGCCTGCTGCTGCTCGCCGGGCACGAGACCACGTCGAACATGCTGGGATTGGGCACCCTGGCGTTGTTGCGCCACCCCGATCAGCTCGCCGCGGTCCGTGACGACCCGGACGCGGTCGCCCCCGCCGTCGAGGAGCTACTGCGCTGGTTGTCGATCGTGCACAGCAGCATCCCCCGCCTGGCCACCACCGACACCGAGGTTGCCGGCGTTGCGATCCCGGCCGGCAGCCTGGTGCTGGCGTCCTTGGCGTCCGGCAACCGGGATGCGGCCTTCGTCGACGATCCCGACGTCCTGGACATCAGACGAGACATCGTGAGCCACTTGGCATTCGGCCACGGGGTGCATCACTGCCTCGGCGCGCCGCTGGCTCGGATGGAGATGCGGATCGCGTTCCCGGCGCTGCTGCGCCGCTTCCCGGCACTGGCCTGCGCCGAGCCGTTCGACGACATCGAGTTCAAGCCGTTCCACTTCATCTACGGACTGCGGTCCCTGCCGGTCGCCTGGTGA
- a CDS encoding PaaI family thioesterase, whose protein sequence is MTDRDEYELDPDYYKHGGFPKFEVARPGEGFGRFLTAMRRAQDLAVSADPDPDTWTAAADLADRLVALLGPFEAAEGVGPANRVPSLPGAGSLLMPPYRVTQFDSEAVELTVRFSRFHVGGNYAVHGGVLPLTFDSVFGMVIHATGRPISRTAFLHVDYRSVTPIDTELTVRGWLREAEGRKAFVNAEMRDPDGTLCAEAHGLMVRLLPGQP, encoded by the coding sequence ATGACCGATCGTGACGAATACGAACTCGACCCCGACTACTACAAGCACGGCGGCTTCCCGAAGTTCGAAGTCGCCCGGCCCGGTGAAGGTTTCGGCCGGTTCTTGACCGCGATGCGACGGGCGCAGGACCTGGCGGTCTCGGCCGACCCGGACCCGGACACCTGGACCGCGGCAGCCGACCTTGCCGATCGACTGGTCGCGCTACTCGGACCGTTCGAAGCGGCCGAAGGGGTCGGGCCCGCCAATCGGGTGCCCAGCCTGCCGGGTGCCGGCAGCCTGCTGATGCCGCCGTATCGGGTCACCCAATTCGATTCTGAGGCAGTCGAATTGACGGTCCGGTTCAGCCGGTTCCACGTCGGGGGCAACTACGCCGTGCACGGCGGCGTGCTGCCGCTGACGTTCGACTCGGTATTCGGGATGGTCATTCACGCCACCGGCCGGCCGATCAGCCGCACCGCGTTCCTGCATGTCGACTACCGCAGCGTCACCCCGATCGACACCGAGCTCACGGTGCGCGGATGGCTCCGGGAAGCCGAGGGTCGCAAGGCCTTCGTCAACGCCGAGATGCGAGATCCGGACGGCACGCTCTGCGCAGAAGCGCACGGATTGATGGTGCGTCTGCTGCCCGGGCAGCCCTGA
- a CDS encoding adenylosuccinate synthase, whose product MPAIVLIGAQWGDEGKGKATDLLGGRVQWVVRYQGGNNAGHTVVLPTGENFALHLIPSGILTPGVTNVIGNGVVVDPGVLLGELAGLEDRGVDTSGLLISADAHLLMPYHVAIDKVTERYMGSKKIGTTGRGIGPCYQDKIARMGIRVADVLDRDLLAAKIEASLELKNQVLVKIYNRKALDADEVLETLLAQADGFRHRIADTRLQLNTALESGETVLLEGSQGTLLDVDHGTYPYVTSSNPTAGGAAVGSGIGPTRITTVLGILKAYTTRVGSGPFPTELFDENGAYLSKTGGEVGVTTGRARRCGWFDAVIARYATRVNGITDYFLTKLDVLSSLETVPICVGYTVDGKRTDEMPMTQSDIARAEPVYAELPGWWEDISGAREFDDLPAKARDYVLRLEELAGAYVSCIGVGPGRDQTIVRRDVLAPR is encoded by the coding sequence ATGCCGGCAATCGTCCTCATCGGCGCCCAGTGGGGTGACGAGGGCAAAGGAAAAGCCACCGATCTGCTCGGTGGACGCGTGCAGTGGGTGGTGCGCTACCAAGGCGGTAACAACGCCGGCCACACCGTCGTACTGCCGACAGGCGAAAACTTCGCCTTGCATCTCATCCCGTCGGGCATCCTCACCCCCGGCGTCACCAACGTCATCGGCAACGGTGTCGTCGTGGACCCGGGGGTACTACTGGGCGAGCTCGCCGGGCTGGAGGATCGTGGCGTCGACACGTCAGGCCTGCTGATCTCGGCGGATGCGCACCTGCTGATGCCCTATCACGTGGCGATCGACAAGGTCACCGAGCGGTACATGGGCAGTAAGAAGATCGGCACCACCGGCCGCGGCATCGGACCCTGCTACCAGGACAAGATCGCCCGGATGGGCATCCGCGTCGCCGACGTCCTGGACCGCGATCTGCTTGCCGCCAAGATCGAGGCCTCCCTCGAACTCAAGAACCAGGTTCTGGTCAAGATCTACAACCGCAAGGCGCTCGACGCCGACGAGGTGCTCGAGACGCTGCTGGCCCAGGCCGACGGCTTCCGGCACCGCATCGCCGACACCCGCCTGCAGCTCAACACCGCGCTGGAGTCCGGCGAGACGGTGCTGTTGGAGGGCTCTCAGGGCACGCTCCTCGATGTCGACCACGGCACCTACCCGTACGTCACGTCGTCGAACCCCACCGCGGGCGGCGCCGCGGTCGGCTCCGGCATCGGGCCCACCCGGATCACCACAGTGCTCGGGATCCTGAAGGCCTACACCACCCGGGTCGGATCGGGTCCCTTCCCCACCGAGCTGTTCGACGAGAACGGCGCGTATCTGTCCAAGACCGGCGGCGAGGTCGGCGTCACCACCGGCCGAGCACGCCGCTGCGGCTGGTTCGACGCGGTGATCGCCCGCTACGCCACCCGGGTGAATGGCATCACCGACTACTTCCTCACCAAGCTCGACGTGTTGTCCAGCCTGGAGACGGTGCCGATCTGCGTGGGCTACACAGTCGACGGCAAGCGCACCGACGAGATGCCGATGACCCAGAGTGACATCGCCCGTGCCGAGCCGGTATACGCGGAGCTGCCCGGCTGGTGGGAGGACATCTCCGGCGCCCGCGAGTTCGACGACCTGCCCGCCAAGGCGCGGGATTACGTGCTGCGTCTGGAAGAGCTTGCCGGAGCCTACGTTTCGTGCATCGGTGTCGGACCGGGACGGGACCAGACGATCGTGCGCCGCGACGTGCTGGCCCCCCGATGA
- a CDS encoding peptidase M50, protein MTNTTITVLRFGGRRLPRALAALEHRDGDDPAQIDAAAAGASRVIVVGSTADLAVVLTRLMRLERLDVEVATISRWRGARRALTGVAQRIPLIRDETGTALVDAAFWLPPGEERVIEGEAVVDDQVLFDGAVTGVRVEPIAAMPGLRAAVLTGRMRPRRWLTGRAVQLGTTGARVVRDGSLMPREVKRSAFYRHTTGWLRVS, encoded by the coding sequence TTGACCAACACCACGATCACCGTGTTGCGTTTCGGGGGCCGCCGGCTGCCCCGCGCGCTGGCCGCCCTGGAGCACCGTGACGGCGACGATCCGGCCCAGATCGACGCCGCCGCCGCAGGGGCCTCGCGGGTGATCGTGGTGGGCTCGACGGCCGACCTGGCGGTGGTGCTGACCCGGCTGATGCGACTCGAACGCCTCGACGTGGAAGTCGCCACGATATCGCGGTGGCGCGGTGCCCGGCGCGCGTTGACCGGTGTGGCACAACGTATTCCGTTGATCCGCGACGAGACCGGAACGGCGTTGGTGGACGCCGCGTTCTGGCTGCCGCCCGGCGAGGAGCGGGTGATCGAGGGCGAAGCCGTCGTCGACGACCAGGTGCTGTTCGATGGCGCGGTCACCGGGGTCCGGGTCGAGCCGATCGCGGCGATGCCCGGCCTGCGGGCGGCGGTGCTGACCGGCCGGATGCGCCCGCGGCGCTGGCTGACCGGGCGCGCCGTCCAGCTCGGCACCACCGGTGCGCGAGTGGTGCGTGACGGGTCGCTGATGCCGCGAGAGGTCAAACGCTCGGCGTTTTACCGGCACACCACGGGGTGGCTGCGGGTGTCGTGA